Below is a genomic region from Tepidiforma bonchosmolovskayae.
GGAGCTGGCGCTCTTCTTCGCACCGGAAGAGCTGCTGAGCTGGGACCGGGATGTCGACCGGTGGGTCACTGAGTAGCCAGCCGCCGCGCGCCGTGGCGGTGTTCTGCGGTTCGAGCGCAGGGCAGCGCCGGCAGCACCTCGAGGCAGCGCGGGAGGCCGGACGAGAGCTGGCGAGGCTGGGTGTGACCGTCGTGTACGGCGGCGCCTCGGTCGGGCTGATGGGTGCACTCGCGGACGCATGCCTGGTGGCCGGCGGGCGGGTGGTGGGCGTCATCCCGCGGCTGCTGGTCGACCTGGAGCTGGCGCACACGGGGCTGACGGAGCTCCACGTGGTGGAGACGATGGCCGAGCGGAAGGCGCTGATGGCGGGGCTGGCAGACGGGTTCCTGGTGCTGCCGGGGGCGTACGGGACGCTCGACGAGGCGCTCGAGATGGTGACCTGGCGGCAGCTGGGGCTGCATGCCGGTCCGCTGGTGTTCGCGAATGTGGGCGGGTACTACGACGGGCTGCGGCAGCTCCTCGACCGGGCGCGCGAGGACGGGCTGCTCTCGGCGGCGAACCGGGAGCTGGCCGTGTTCGAACCGGATGTGCGGATCGCGATTGCGCGGCTGC
It encodes:
- a CDS encoding LOG family protein, producing the protein MSTGGSLSSQPPRAVAVFCGSSAGQRRQHLEAAREAGRELARLGVTVVYGGASVGLMGALADACLVAGGRVVGVIPRLLVDLELAHTGLTELHVVETMAERKALMAGLADGFLVLPGAYGTLDEALEMVTWRQLGLHAGPLVFANVGGYYDGLRQLLDRAREDGLLSAANRELAVFEPDVRIAIARLLAEIAD